A section of the Veillonella criceti genome encodes:
- a CDS encoding ABC transporter permease gives MTEAITMQLSGFLSIYLLLLLVVGVFKYCHIDQTKFLLLGTIQMTVQLIIAGYVLLYIFKNPSPLYILAYLSLMIGFAVFRTLRKNPWLNRRFQYITAASIIITCLTIVLFMLIVVIQKNILVPQYIIPISGMLVSATMNGATLALKAFKEALDSNRHQIEVLLNIGAHPAKILRPFINQALETAFLPTMNSMVGMGIIALPGMMTGQILAGAMPNEAVLYQITIMVANCTTVCLSSFLLLYFGVRTLWNKKYQL, from the coding sequence ATGACAGAAGCAATTACGATGCAACTAAGTGGTTTCCTATCCATTTATTTATTACTTTTACTTGTAGTCGGTGTATTTAAATATTGCCATATTGACCAAACTAAATTTCTTCTACTCGGCACCATTCAAATGACCGTGCAACTCATTATTGCCGGTTATGTGCTTTTATATATTTTTAAAAATCCCTCACCATTATATATTTTAGCGTACTTATCCCTAATGATTGGATTTGCCGTATTTCGTACCTTGCGAAAAAATCCTTGGCTCAATCGCCGTTTTCAATATATAACGGCCGCCTCCATCATCATCACTTGCTTAACTATTGTTTTATTTATGCTAATAGTAGTTATTCAAAAAAATATCCTTGTACCACAATATATCATTCCTATTAGTGGTATGTTAGTCAGCGCCACAATGAATGGAGCTACACTCGCGCTAAAAGCCTTTAAAGAAGCCTTGGACAGCAACCGGCATCAAATCGAAGTACTTCTAAATATAGGCGCTCATCCCGCTAAAATCTTACGACCTTTTATTAATCAGGCTCTTGAAACGGCTTTTTTACCAACTATGAATTCCATGGTCGGTATGGGTATCATTGCCTTGCCAGGTATGATGACAGGTCAAATTTTAGCGGGTGCTATGCCAAATGAAGCCGTTCTCTACCAAATTACAATTATGGTCGCCAACTGTACTACCGTTTGCCTATCCTCCTTCCTCTTGCTCTACTTTGGTGTGAGAACATTGTGGAATAAAAAATATCAACTTTAA